One Fulvia fulva chromosome 8, complete sequence DNA window includes the following coding sequences:
- a CDS encoding putative 1,4-beta-D-glucan cellobiohydrolase A, whose amino-acid sequence MMLSFAALATLALIAPAYAQQVGTNTPENHPPVSYQKCTASGCTTVNTQVVLDANWRWLHSTSGYTNCYTGNTWDTSLCPDATTCANNCALDGADYPGTYGITTSGGNSLNLKFKTGSNVGSRVYLINGNQYEMFKLKNMEFTFDVDVSNLPCGLNGALYFVKMDADGGLSKYPTNKAGAKYGTGYCDAQCPQDLKFIGGKANVNGWIPSNGDPNSGTGPTGSCCTEMDIWEANSISNAVTPHPCTTDGPCTSSSTCGVGGERYSSYCDKDGCDFNPYRWGNKTFYGTSGIVNSKSKITVVTQFITNDNTATGTLTAIRRLYVQNGKVIQQANTNIPGMTSTNEITDSFCKQTKSLTGDTDKFSSAGGLAAVSKVMDAGMVLVMSIWDDHAASMHWLDSTYPENASPSQIGAARGPCPTTGGSPKDVEAQYPNSNVIFSNIKFGSIGSTYPH is encoded by the exons ATGATGCTCTCCTTCGCTGCCTTGGCCACTCTGGCGCTCATCGCGCCAGCATACGCTCAACAAGTCGGGACCAATACTCCCGAGAACCACCCACCGGTCAGCTACCAGAAGTGCACCGCATCTGGTTGCACGACTGTGAACACTCAAGTCGTGCTGGATGCCAACTGGAGATGGTTGCACAGCACCAGTGGTTACACGAATTGCTACACCGGCAACACTTG GGACACTTCCCTGTGCCCAGATGCCACTACTTGTGCGAACAACTGCGCGCTTGATGGAGCGGACTATCCAGGCACCTATGGGATTACTACCAGCGGAGGCAACTCGCTGAACCTCAAATTCAAGACCGGTTCCAATGTCGGCTCGAGGGTGTACCTCATCAACGGAAACCAGTATGAGATGTTCAAGTTGAAGAACATGGAGTTCACCTTTGATGTCGATGTTTCAAACCTGCCATGTGGACTCAATGGTGCGCTGTACTTTGTCAAGATGGATGCCGATGGTGGCTTGTCCAAGTATCCGACCAACAAGGCTG GTGCCAAGTATGGAACCGGCTACTGTGATGCACAATGTCCGCAGGACCTGAAGTTCATTGGTGGAAAG GCCAATGTGAATGGATGGATACCGTCCAATGGAGACCCAAATTCCGGCACTGGCCCTACCGGCTCATGCTGCACCGAGATGGACATTTGGGAAGCAAACTCGATTTCCAACGCCGTAACTCCTCACCCATGCACTACCGATGGACCATGTACTTCCAGCTCTACCTGTGGTGTCGGTGGTGAGCGATACTCGTCGTACTGCGACAAAGATGGCTGCGATTTCAACCCATACCGATGGGGAAACAAGACCTTCTACGGCACGTCTGGGATTGTGAACAGCAAGTCCAAGATAACTGTCGTGACACAATTCATCACCAACGACAACACCGCCACCGGGACTCTGACTGCCATCCGTCGCCTGTACGTTCAGAATGGTAAGGTCATTCAGCAAGCCAACACCAACATCCCAGGCATGACCAGCACCAATGAGATCACCGATTCGTTCTGCAAGCAGACCAAATCTCTGACTGGCGACACGGACAAATTCAGTTCTGCGGGAGGTCTTGCTGCTGTCAGCAAGGTCATGGACGCTGGAATGGTGCTTGTCATGTCTATCTGGGATGACCATGCGGCCAGCATGCATTGGCTCGATTCGACTTACCCGGAGAATGCTTCGCCCTCACAGATCGGTGCCGCACGTGGACCTTGCCCGACTACAGGTGGTAGTCCGAAAGATGTCGAGGCACAATACCCCAACTCGAATGTCATTTTCTCCAACATTAAGTTTGGAAGCATTGGATCAACTTACCCTCACTAA
- a CDS encoding Saccharolysin produces MRQAWLSLQHNEKNQRIGADTDYSDVIPPRQLSREQAVLLGANEKHRRVRTSLNELFFATYDILVHSPQSHKDLERTNLATLYNQLRSEVCSIHGVNELDEEGWEYCQGQTVFRAIHGRYDAGYYAYILGGLFAINIFETGFASDRMNVENGRRYRDMVLCKGGSQPEMKTLASYLGHEPASEPYLKWLGIYEAGE; encoded by the exons ATGCGACAGGCGTGGCTGTCGCTTCAGCACAATGAAAAGAACCAGAGAATCGGGGCGGACACAGATTATTCGGATGTTATCCCACCACGCCAGCTTAGTCGCGAACAAGCTGTCTTGCTAGGAGCCAACGAAAAACATCGCCGAGTCCGCACGTCGCTGAACGAGCTATTCTTCGCTACTTACGATATTTTGGTTCACAGCCCTCAGTCCCACAAAGATCTTGAACGAACCAATCTCGCCACTCTCTACAATCAATTGCGCTCCGAAGTTTGTAGCATACACGGGGTCAACGAACTCGATGAAGAAGGCTGGGAGTACTGTCAAGGTCAAACAGTATTCCGCGCCATTCATGGGAGATACGATGCGGGATACTATGCCTACATCCT GGGTGGCTTGTTTGCGATCAATATCTTCGAGACTGGGTTTGCAAGTGACCGCATGAACGTAGAGAACGGGCGAAGATATCGTGATATGGTTCTTTGCAAGGGAGGAAGTCAACCAGAGATGAAGACTCTGGCCTCATACTTGGGCCACGAACCCGCCTCGGAACCATACCTCAAATGGCTCGGCATATATGAGGCAGGAGAATAG